The following coding sequences are from one Artemia franciscana unplaced genomic scaffold, ASM3288406v1 Scaffold_7497, whole genome shotgun sequence window:
- the LOC136043599 gene encoding uncharacterized protein LOC136043599 yields the protein MLTNFVDVLNYAYSGFSGLCLLKFQVKYFGESLPQGDAQNCCQSCDDQSFQDASGEIRKVVDCLTLFYDRGISSVSETHITSFLMGRSDKWLREHLVDADYTAYPFHSFVGVKGQHVLSGLIRQASSLGIVTIHLREMFFGGRREVRKFFSLGMSLPEVVKLPPVLYSKSAFSVCTSLTPSRKPRPGVVDKVLAALLSGSWKNATLGMLKYPGYTENSGVSEVLFIDDVKTIYDGDDDYVFLMGNMQLTRKGGMPKFEKVVMLPNDESQISVLVRVNECAGVKQCTAAGCEFSLQNCFSRNTCLEHPDEPLKNKCCGCRIAFVCPVKKKDHRRWVISFSNDDGRLHSHARPPENRLVSRVRSDIVGAVARDPTLTVSEIHKGVGVGYILGERNLAAVNLDRVRKFVDAVRKGPDSLPRFLETFNEAMLKEIPLFQNDDKQINLEMQQATLKYLRFFSLDQGNSLCLLMFDIHIDVLAKADFLIPDVTYPGTFHPFKYLLNVVVYDSEILQYVTVARVLMSDLHRGAYKSAFGVLFDEVKKKHPDYCPVNLIVIADFSEAQKQGLKSAVESQSTFNESDDIQQSLIRIRGCRVHFWRSVNKISQKICSTKDEVCEFKSVARLLESAPNKQQADLCFSVLSGKPDQKLLKAFPCLISAAALRYCDGWSQAASWVSFWSRANNLKMICKALSEFTDREWDVLPATTNAVESHNRISKPSCKTIAAALKWYYRIDRTCTVKYVAARHGFGIKYPSKRCKKPGKLSTPSDWSEEVSSQDVSFAASVDGDEEFVGRFIMVNTVGVKGKHYGKLLAKVVERTEDGYRAMYHDTPSYETYVGGPDDPDVDLLPLSFEPPPPPKQKR from the coding sequence ATGTTAACCAACTTTGTGGATGTTCTGAATTACGCCTATTCTGGCTTCTCTGGCCTTTGTCTTCTTAAATTTCAGGTCAAATATTTCGGCGAAAGCTTGCCCCAGGGCGACGCTCAAAACTGCTGCCAGAGTTGTGATGACCAGAGTTTTCAGGATGCTTCCGGTGAAATTCGTAAAGTTGTAGACTGTTTGACGCTGTTTTATGATAGGGGAATTTCATCCGTTTCGGAAACGCATATAACATCTTTTCTCATGGGCAGGTCGGACAAGTGGCTGCGGGAACATCTGGTTGATGCAGATTACACAGCCTATCCTTTCCATAGTTTCGTTGGTGTTAAAGGCCAGCATGTACTCTCAGGTCTGATTCGTCAAGCGTCGTCGCTAGGTATCGTAACGATTCACTTGCGTGAAATGTTTTTTGGTGGTAGGAGGGAGGTCAGGAAATTTTTTTCGCTTGGAATGTCTTTGCCAGAAGTGGTCAAGCTCCCACCAGTACTGTATTCAAAGAGCGCTTTTTCTGTCTGCACCTCACTCACGCCTTCTAGAAAGCCGAGACCAGGCGTCGTTGACAAAGTTTTGGCAGCACTACTCTCTGGATCTTGGAAAAATGCAACGCTTGGCATGCTCAAATATCCAGGGTATACTGAAAACTCGGGTGTTTCCGAGGTTCTCTTTATTGACGACGTGAAAACAATTTACGACGGAGATGACGACTATGTTTTCCTGATGGGTAATATGCAACTGACTAGGAAGGGAGGCAtgccaaaatttgaaaaagtggtCATGCTTCCGAATGACGAGTCTCAGATTAGCGTTTTAGTCCGTGTCAATGAATGCGCTGGGGTCAAACAGTGTACAGCAGCAGGTTGTGAGTTTTCTCTTCAGAACTGTTTCAGCAGAAACACTTGCCTTGAACATCCAGATGAGCCGCTCAAAAACAAGTGTTGTGGTTGTCGAATAGCTTTCGTTTGTCCTGTCAAAAAGAAAGATCATCGACGGTGGGTCATTTCCTTTAGCAATGATGATGGACGACTCCACTCTCACGCCCGGCCACCAGAAAACCGTCTAGTCTCTAGGGTTCGTTCTGACATTGTAGGGGCTGTAGCACGTGACCCAACATTGACAGTTTCTGAGATTCATAAAGGGGTTGGTGTTGGTTATATTTTGGGCGAAAGGAATTTAGCTGCGGTTAATTTGGACCGCGTCAGAAAGTTTGTTGATGCAGTGCGGAAGGGGCCTGATTCTCTTCCTCGATTTCTTGAAACCTTTAACGAGGCTATGCTTAAGGAAATACCATTGTTTCAAAACGATGACAAACAGATCAACCTTGAAATGCAGCAGGCCACCCTAAAGTACCTACGTTTTTTCTCTTTGGATCAAGGCAATTCTCTTTGTCTTTTAATGTTCGACATTCACATCGATGTCCTGGCAAAAGCTGATTTTTTGATTCCTGATGTTACCTACCCTGGAACGTTCCACCCTTTCAAATATCTGCTGAATGTTGTTGTATATGACAGCGAAATTTTGCAATACGTTACTGTTGCCCGGGTGCTTATGTCTGATTTGCATAGAGGCGCCTATAAGAGTGCTTTTGGAGTTCTCTTTGACGAGGTGAAGAAAAAACATCCAGATTATTGTCCAGTAAACTTGATTGTTATCGCTGATTTCTCTGAGGCACAGAAGCAAGGTCTCAAGTCGGCCGTTGAAAGCCAGTCAACTTTCAATGAAAGTGACGATATACAGCAGAGCTTAATTCGAATACGGGGATGTCGTGTCCACTTTTGGCGATCCGTGAATAAAATATCTCAGAAAATCTGCAGTACTAAGGACGAGGTCTGTGAATTCAAATCTGTTGCTCGGCTGCTCGAATCTGCTCCTAACAAACAACAAGCTGATCTGTGTTTTAGTGTTTTGTCTGGCAAGCCAGACCAAAAGCTTTTGAAGGCCTTTCCTTGTCTCATATCGGCTGCTGCTCTACGATACTGTGACGGATGGAGTCAAGCTGCTAGCTGGGTTTCGTTTTGGTCTAGGGCAAATAACTTAAAGATGATTTGCAAGGCCCTTTCCGAATTCACTGATAGAGAGTGGGACGTCTTGCCTGCGACTACCAATGCCGTCGAGTCCCATAACAGGATATCTAAGCCGAGCTGTAAGACCATAGCTGCAGCTCTTAAATGGTATTATAGGATCGACCGAACATGCACCGTAAAATATGTTGCCGCAAGACATGGCTTTGGTATAAAATATCCCAGCAAACGCTGCAAGAAACCGGGCAAATTGTCAACTCCATCCGATTGGAGTGAAGAAGTTTCTTCCCAAGACGTTAGTTTTGCTGCTAGTGTTGATGGGGATGAAGAGTTCGTGGGAAGATTTATTATGGTGAACACGGTAGGTGTCAAGGGTAAACACTACGGCAAGCTACTTGCTAAAGTGGTTGAGCGGACGGAAGACGGCTACCGGGCTATGTATCACGACACTCCATCGTATGAAACATACGTGGGTGGTCCCGACGACCCTGATGTTGATTTATTACCTTTGTCGTTTGAGCCTCCTCCTCCGCCGAAACAGAAACGCTAA